From the genome of Plasmodium malariae genome assembly, chromosome: 9, one region includes:
- the CK2alpha gene encoding casein kinase 2, alpha subunit, putative: MSASSINKRIYIPKFYADVNIHKPKEYYDYDNLELQWNKPNRYEIMKKIGRGKYSEVFNGYDTEFNRPCAIKVLKPVKKKKIKREIKILQNLHGGPNIIKLLDIVKDPVTKTPSLIFEYINNIDFKTLYPKFTDKDIRYYIYQILKALDYCHSQGIMHRDVKPHNIMIDHENKQIRLIDWGLAEFYHPGQEYNVRVASRYYKGPELLIDLQLYDYSLDIWSLGCMLAGMIFKKEPFFCGHDNYDQLVKIAKVLGTDDLHAYLKKYNIKLKPHYLNILGEYERKPWSHFLTQSNIDIAKDEVIDLIDKMLIYDHAKRIAPKEAMEHPYFSEVREDS, from the coding sequence ATGTCAGCTAGCTCTATTAACaagagaatatatattccaaAATTTTACGCCGATGTTAACATTCATAAGCCTAAAGAATATTATGATTATGATAATTTAGAATTGCAATGGAATAAACCTAATAGatatgaaataatgaaaaagatagGAAGAGGAAAATATAGTGAAGTGTTTAATGGGTATGATACCGAATTTAATAGACCATGTGCAATAAAAGTATTGAAAcctgtaaaaaaaaaaaaaataaaaagagaaataaaaattttacaaaatttgcATGGAGGaccaaatataataaaattattggaCATAGTAAAAGATCCTGTAACCAAAACACCATCcttaatttttgaatatattaacaacATTGATTTTAAAACTCTATATCCTAAATTTACTGATAAAGATATACGTTATTATATCTATCAAATTTTGAAAGCACTTGATTATTGTCATAGTCAGGGAATTATGCATAGAGATGTTAAACCacataatattatgattGATCatgaaaataaacaaataagaTTAATAGACTGGGGACTAGCAGAATTTTATCATCCAGGTCAAGAGTATAATGTTCGCGTTGCTAGTAGGTATTATAAAGGACCTGAACTTTTAATAGATCTTCAGTTATATGATTATTCTTTAGACATATGGAGCCTTGGTTGCATGCTAGCTGGTATGATTTTTAAGAAAGAACCCTTTTTTTGTGGACATGATAATTATGACCAGCTTGTTAAAATTGCAAAGGTACTTGGTACAGATGATCTACATGCatatctaaaaaaatataatattaaacttAAACCACATTACCTGAACATATTAGGTGAATATGAAAGAAAACCATGGTCCCATTTTCTAACACAATCAAATATTGATATAGCAAAAGATGAAGTTATTGACCTAATTGacaaaatgttaatatatgatCATGCAAAGAGAATAGCCCCAAAGGAGGCCATGGAACATCCTTACTTTAGTGAAGTAAGGGAGGATTCATGA